Proteins encoded by one window of Flavobacterium sp. N502540:
- a CDS encoding TIGR00730 family Rossman fold protein, which translates to MRLEDFDNDEDKVIQDRLKQKTWNEIRTNDSWAIFKIMAEFVNGYESMGRIGPCVSIFGSARTKPEDKYYLLAEKIAYKISKAGYGVITGGGPGIMEAGNKGAHLGGGTSVGLNIELPFEQHFNPYIDHDKNLNFDYFFVRKVMFVKYSQGFVVMPGGFGTLDEMFEAITLIQTKKIGKFPIILVGVEFWSGLIEWVKTVLVEKMHTVSPEDLNLFKIVDTEDEVVDVLDKFYKKYDLSPNF; encoded by the coding sequence ATGAGATTAGAAGATTTTGATAATGATGAGGATAAAGTAATTCAGGACCGTTTAAAACAAAAAACGTGGAATGAAATCAGAACGAATGACAGCTGGGCGATTTTTAAAATCATGGCTGAATTTGTAAACGGTTACGAAAGTATGGGGCGTATTGGCCCATGTGTATCGATTTTCGGCTCGGCAAGAACAAAACCAGAAGACAAATACTATTTATTAGCCGAAAAAATTGCTTATAAAATTAGTAAAGCAGGTTACGGAGTTATCACAGGAGGTGGTCCCGGAATCATGGAAGCCGGAAACAAAGGAGCTCACTTAGGAGGCGGAACTTCGGTTGGATTAAACATCGAATTGCCTTTTGAGCAGCATTTCAACCCTTATATTGACCACGATAAAAACCTTAATTTCGATTATTTCTTTGTGAGAAAAGTAATGTTTGTAAAATATTCACAAGGTTTTGTGGTAATGCCGGGAGGTTTTGGAACTCTTGACGAAATGTTCGAAGCAATCACTTTGATTCAAACTAAAAAAATTGGAAAATTCCCTATTATATTAGTTGGAGTTGAATTCTGGTCAGGATTAATCGAATGGGTTAAGACTGTACTGGTAGAAAAAATGCACACGGTTAGCCCTGAAGATTTGAACTTATTTAAAATCGTAGATACTGAAGATGAAGTAGTTGACGTATTGGATAAATTCTACAAAAAGTACGATTTGAGTCCAAATTTCTAA